One part of the Deltaproteobacteria bacterium genome encodes these proteins:
- a CDS encoding NAD-dependent epimerase/dehydratase family protein, producing MHVLITGATGFLGSHIAQELVANGHRIRALVRPSSDTQYLASLERTQCVTADLHDHKSIMPHLDTIDAVIHAAGGGKVKRTTDFYHQNTHTTQELIQSIRKTKQAPKRFILISSISAAGPLKKPVPRTETDLANPVSHYGRSKLEAESVCRSIENQLQLTIIRPPVVYGPRDSKMLKVFQGIQKGLLLKPPGKAMSIIYGPDCARAIRLCLEGNQATGSLYYVDDGDQHTWKNFGYAIRSAIDGGAKRKRLLTVRVPSGLIYWGGALNELRSRVTGRSTLVTRDKWRDGKQPYWICSSSRIQKELGFQAKTSLIEGVTETLNWYRNQGWL from the coding sequence GTGCACGTTTTGATTACAGGAGCCACAGGATTTCTAGGCAGTCACATTGCCCAAGAGCTTGTTGCCAACGGCCATCGGATTCGAGCTCTGGTGCGACCAAGTTCAGATACTCAATACCTCGCAAGCTTAGAGCGAACGCAATGCGTGACCGCTGACCTGCACGATCACAAGAGTATCATGCCTCATCTGGATACCATCGACGCGGTGATTCATGCTGCGGGCGGGGGAAAAGTAAAGCGAACCACCGACTTTTACCACCAGAACACCCACACCACTCAAGAGCTGATTCAATCTATTCGCAAAACGAAACAAGCACCTAAAAGATTCATTCTCATCTCTTCCATCTCGGCCGCAGGACCCTTAAAAAAACCGGTTCCTCGGACCGAAACCGACCTTGCCAATCCAGTGTCTCATTATGGTCGCAGCAAACTTGAAGCGGAGTCGGTGTGTAGAAGCATCGAAAACCAGCTACAACTCACCATCATTCGCCCCCCTGTCGTCTATGGGCCCCGGGATTCCAAGATGCTTAAAGTCTTCCAAGGCATACAAAAAGGATTACTCCTGAAACCGCCTGGAAAGGCCATGAGCATCATCTATGGACCAGATTGCGCCCGTGCAATCCGTCTTTGCCTAGAGGGAAATCAAGCGACTGGCAGTCTTTATTATGTGGATGACGGTGACCAACACACTTGGAAAAATTTTGGTTATGCCATTCGAAGCGCTATCGACGGAGGAGCCAAACGCAAGCGCCTCTTAACTGTAAGGGTTCCTTCCGGCCTGATTTACTGGGGAGGTGCCTTGAACGAGCTGCGTTCACGGGTCACCGGCCGCTCTACCTTAGTGACCCGCGACAAATGGCGTGACGGTAAACAGCCATATTGGATTTGTTCCTCTTCGCGCATTCAAAAAGAACTGGGGTTTCAAGCGAAGACTTCTCTGATTGAGGGAGTTACTGAGACCTTAAACTGGTATCGAAACCAAGGCTGGCTTTAA
- a CDS encoding aromatic ring-hydroxylating dioxygenase subunit alpha, which translates to MSALVQIESVREKRKNSLQESETFGSFDRIIEGWYWLIPSHKVKKGKIKPVNTMGRELVVFRGDDGVVRIMDAYCPHMGAHLAEGKVDGNGVRCFFHHWKLSEEGKVVDIPCQKHPVRAGVRTWPAEEKYGMVWIYTGETPKHPVPYIPELKDEEEDFAFGNAFEKGCHPNIVMVNAIDEQHFHSVHPMASSLADGLHFDISSYNDNCQIFDNNKPVPKTSLINRFLSRFYEGPLTYRMVYWNGSTGSVTIGPDMLHFHIIFALRPSARGTAEGQTLLVTKKRSGVLGWVANRMLLWVTKVVGNYFAKGDTQVFQTIRWNFKTPIKADRPILAFSKHLTGQSTVPWGSWDGDVDNNAVFNGKGAEA; encoded by the coding sequence ATGTCAGCGTTGGTACAAATCGAAAGTGTTCGGGAAAAGCGAAAGAATTCTCTCCAAGAGAGTGAAACTTTTGGCAGTTTCGACCGAATCATCGAAGGCTGGTACTGGCTCATCCCTTCGCACAAAGTCAAAAAGGGTAAAATCAAGCCGGTCAACACGATGGGGCGCGAGCTGGTTGTGTTTCGAGGCGATGACGGTGTGGTCCGCATTATGGATGCGTACTGCCCTCACATGGGCGCTCATTTGGCAGAAGGTAAAGTCGACGGCAATGGCGTACGCTGCTTTTTTCATCATTGGAAACTCAGCGAAGAAGGTAAGGTTGTAGATATACCCTGTCAGAAACATCCTGTTCGCGCAGGTGTTCGCACATGGCCAGCCGAAGAGAAATACGGAATGGTCTGGATTTATACGGGCGAAACTCCCAAGCATCCGGTGCCTTATATTCCTGAGCTTAAAGATGAAGAGGAAGATTTTGCTTTTGGGAATGCATTTGAAAAAGGCTGCCATCCGAATATCGTGATGGTCAATGCTATCGATGAGCAGCATTTTCACTCCGTACACCCCATGGCATCGTCTCTGGCAGACGGCCTTCATTTTGATATTTCGTCTTACAACGACAATTGCCAAATATTCGACAATAACAAGCCTGTTCCGAAAACGAGCCTGATCAACCGATTTCTGAGTCGATTTTATGAAGGTCCGCTCACTTACCGTATGGTCTATTGGAATGGTTCAACAGGCTCTGTAACCATTGGTCCGGATATGTTGCACTTTCATATCATCTTTGCGCTGCGCCCATCGGCACGAGGAACCGCTGAAGGGCAAACACTCTTAGTAACGAAAAAACGTTCCGGAGTTTTGGGATGGGTAGCCAACCGTATGTTGTTGTGGGTGACAAAAGTAGTTGGCAATTACTTTGCAAAAGGGGACACTCAGGTGTTTCAAACAATTCGGTGGAATTTCAAAACACCGATTAAAGCCGACCGACCGATTTTGGCATTCTCGAAGCACTTAACGGGGCAGAGTACTGTACCGTGGGGCTCGTGGGATGGCGATGTTGACAATAATGCGGTGTTCAACGGCAAAGGAGCTGAGGCATGA
- a CDS encoding SDR family NAD(P)-dependent oxidoreductase gives MKKVLITGCSSGVGRMLVRPFLENGWSVVATMRRAAERQDLFKQELSDYPKSLVIKNLDVISQEDRSMMASYIQEGGIDCLVNNAGFALFGALEDYSEAQIRNQLEVNLTAPILLTRAFLPALRLKKGRVINVSSMMAFTSFPLSSVYCASKSGLSIWSEAMRHELAELGVSVHVVEPGGFRTNFGSNIEWGTGDVSDYRTWTQGYHRLHDQLSEGTGKAPAPVVNRILSIAKGESRALRYRAGLDAFMTALMNWLIPENIRLFVMGRLFKKVFTRS, from the coding sequence ATGAAGAAGGTCCTAATTACGGGCTGCTCATCTGGTGTGGGACGAATGCTGGTTCGCCCATTTCTTGAGAATGGGTGGTCTGTTGTGGCGACGATGCGGCGAGCCGCTGAGCGACAAGACCTTTTTAAACAAGAGTTAAGTGACTACCCCAAAAGTCTTGTGATTAAGAACTTAGACGTTATCTCACAAGAAGACCGCTCCATGATGGCCTCTTATATTCAAGAAGGCGGAATCGATTGCTTGGTTAACAATGCGGGGTTTGCGCTTTTTGGCGCCCTTGAAGACTACAGTGAAGCTCAAATCCGCAATCAATTGGAAGTAAATTTAACGGCTCCGATCCTTTTAACGAGGGCCTTTCTGCCGGCTCTGCGTCTTAAAAAAGGACGGGTGATTAACGTCTCGTCCATGATGGCATTTACGAGCTTTCCGCTCTCGTCCGTCTATTGCGCATCTAAATCTGGTCTAAGCATATGGTCGGAGGCTATGCGCCATGAACTCGCCGAGCTTGGCGTGTCGGTGCATGTGGTAGAACCGGGCGGTTTTCGTACCAACTTTGGAAGCAATATTGAATGGGGTACCGGTGATGTAAGCGATTATCGCACCTGGACCCAAGGGTACCATCGGTTGCATGATCAACTTAGTGAAGGAACAGGTAAGGCACCAGCGCCCGTAGTCAACCGAATTCTAAGTATTGCTAAGGGCGAGAGCAGAGCGCTTCGATACCGAGCAGGTCTTGATGCATTCATGACCGCCCTGATGAATTGGCTGATTCCGGAGAACATTCGTCTCTTTGTGATGGGGCGCCTGTTTAAGAAGGTGTTTACTCGGAGTTGA
- a CDS encoding ferritin-like domain-containing protein, with protein MGDVTLDSILEMQNSDAESRLHTVLGAGLKKLLGDRARDPAPVPLWLPNYFNLDKTKAFKNASEEQRAHIISGSSQALLEEALYIEQSGMAYAAKMSIMADTIEERMLYGLFAADETTHYHQVRQFLPEQGRSCEPSEFHSLLTSLIQEGDRESLVFVIQVVLEGWGLTHYRSLAQGCQSEEFTEVLKSILRDEARHHGSGVILCRERGLPDASRDYVNQILTTFLYMVQLGPQSVLSAVEQATGGLTRSQKLELFNELDGTGQSQERLNLLKGLMQEDGFTHVADYLESKGSFKAMRAEDCI; from the coding sequence ATGGGTGATGTAACCCTCGATAGCATCTTAGAGATGCAAAATAGCGATGCTGAGAGTCGTTTACATACGGTGCTGGGAGCTGGTCTAAAAAAGCTTCTCGGTGACCGTGCGCGTGACCCTGCACCGGTTCCTCTCTGGCTTCCCAACTATTTCAATCTCGACAAGACCAAGGCTTTTAAAAATGCCAGTGAAGAGCAACGCGCCCACATTATCAGTGGCTCAAGTCAGGCTCTCTTGGAGGAAGCACTTTACATAGAGCAAAGTGGAATGGCCTATGCCGCGAAGATGTCTATCATGGCCGACACAATCGAAGAGCGTATGCTCTATGGACTTTTCGCTGCCGACGAGACGACGCACTACCATCAGGTAAGGCAGTTTTTGCCAGAACAGGGACGAAGCTGCGAGCCAAGTGAATTTCACTCCTTACTGACAAGCTTGATTCAAGAAGGCGATAGGGAAAGTTTGGTCTTCGTGATTCAGGTTGTCCTTGAGGGATGGGGCCTGACTCACTACCGCTCTTTGGCCCAAGGGTGCCAAAGCGAAGAATTTACCGAAGTTCTAAAAAGCATCCTACGAGATGAGGCCCGCCATCACGGCAGTGGTGTGATTTTGTGCCGGGAACGCGGTTTGCCTGATGCTAGCCGGGACTACGTGAATCAGATTCTTACAACCTTCCTTTATATGGTTCAGCTCGGTCCGCAGTCGGTGTTAAGCGCAGTGGAGCAGGCAACAGGCGGACTGACACGAAGCCAAAAGCTCGAACTTTTCAATGAGCTTGATGGTACAGGACAAAGCCAGGAGCGCTTGAACCTTCTTAAGGGCTTAATGCAAGAAGACGGTTTCACACATGTCGCGGATTATCTGGAATCCAAGGGAAGTTTCAAGGCGATGCGTGCGGAGGATTGCATATGA
- a CDS encoding P-aminobenzoate N-oxygenase AurF, whose amino-acid sequence MRTLPAAVPALSEDKKTSKKIAINHKRNKKQDHTELLDQCAKDFRYEDCKDEYWNPEEFSLLYATPLWIEADEGQRVLLNQLFWVAYYSQIISAEVATIFFNQTSAAGMYALEGFRDVCDMLDLESAQERAHINAFKTVSDQFEEAVFGERVFSWEMRGPYAQTMIFPDSNKLKDWWKSLQLRTFGLLSAGNAFIASQYFTVRGMRTLNGKMVQQKLSLYYQRHPDQENAPLPSAISYYHFMDESFHFNSSCILGHDLIGSLPKPTAFERMVGNKGIRGCQFDHRNFSAVVKGLFWYEPATFEAVYKVLRSDIFKMEDVEARHMMYRCFGEENDGNTASFDVLKTAADSYEKFLDPLDYVSDRNRKMQVMRDTTLEGYLSTNRRALSRFRGMNA is encoded by the coding sequence ATGAGAACTCTTCCCGCGGCCGTTCCTGCGCTAAGCGAGGATAAAAAAACGTCCAAGAAAATCGCTATCAACCACAAACGAAACAAGAAACAAGATCATACTGAGCTTTTGGACCAATGCGCGAAAGACTTCAGGTACGAAGACTGTAAAGATGAATATTGGAACCCTGAGGAATTTTCACTTCTTTATGCAACGCCACTTTGGATTGAGGCAGACGAAGGGCAAAGGGTCCTCTTGAATCAGTTGTTTTGGGTTGCCTACTATTCGCAAATCATCTCGGCCGAGGTTGCCACAATCTTCTTTAATCAGACGAGTGCCGCCGGAATGTATGCTCTAGAAGGGTTTCGCGATGTTTGCGATATGCTCGACTTGGAATCGGCTCAGGAGCGGGCGCACATCAACGCATTTAAAACTGTATCCGACCAGTTCGAAGAGGCCGTGTTCGGTGAGCGAGTATTTTCTTGGGAGATGCGCGGACCTTACGCTCAGACTATGATTTTCCCTGATTCGAATAAGCTAAAGGATTGGTGGAAGTCGCTGCAACTGCGAACCTTCGGCTTACTCTCGGCGGGCAATGCCTTTATCGCCTCTCAATATTTTACTGTTCGAGGCATGCGAACGCTCAATGGGAAAATGGTTCAGCAAAAGCTGAGTCTTTATTATCAACGGCATCCGGACCAAGAAAATGCGCCCTTGCCGTCGGCAATCAGCTACTACCATTTCATGGATGAGTCGTTCCATTTCAACAGCTCATGTATTTTAGGTCACGATTTAATAGGCTCTCTGCCAAAGCCAACCGCGTTTGAGCGGATGGTCGGCAATAAAGGTATTCGAGGGTGTCAATTTGACCATCGAAATTTTTCCGCCGTAGTGAAAGGTTTGTTTTGGTATGAGCCAGCGACTTTCGAGGCAGTTTATAAAGTATTACGCAGTGATATTTTCAAAATGGAAGATGTTGAAGCTCGTCACATGATGTACCGATGCTTTGGTGAGGAAAACGATGGAAACACCGCTTCCTTTGACGTGCTTAAAACCGCAGCAGACTCTTACGAGAAGTTCCTCGATCCTCTCGATTACGTTTCGGATCGAAACAGAAAAATGCAGGTTATGCGCGACACAACACTGGAAGGTTATCTTTCCACCAACCGAAGGGCTCTATCCCGGTTTAGAGGTATGAACGCATGA
- a CDS encoding (2Fe-2S)-binding protein yields the protein MSEHKVTFQDTSYEPQMVSEGMSLSEELDASNSPLLFGCRTGICGTCIVEIEGDLPPPGEDEQEILEIYAEDNPKARLACQVDMTCSVHIRPLEE from the coding sequence ATGAGTGAACATAAAGTCACATTCCAAGATACTTCCTACGAGCCGCAGATGGTCTCGGAGGGAATGAGCTTATCCGAAGAATTAGATGCCTCGAACTCTCCATTGCTCTTTGGGTGTCGTACTGGAATTTGCGGAACGTGTATTGTTGAAATCGAGGGGGATCTACCGCCCCCAGGTGAAGATGAGCAGGAAATTCTAGAAATATATGCTGAAGATAACCCGAAGGCACGCTTGGCTTGTCAGGTGGATATGACGTGCTCCGTACATATTCGTCCTTTGGAAGAATAA
- a CDS encoding aromatic ring-hydroxylating dioxygenase subunit alpha, with protein MDFRDFWYVVAESRELKQGDVLARKLMGEWLAVFRDEDGKPAAVQDRCKHRAAQLSLGSVENGCLRCPYHGWTYDKEGEVVEVPSEGENFKRAKSRRVQKYSTMEKDDYVYVRLQDGEHACDEPFKMRHYGEEGWHTVRLINRFQNNVTNCVENFIDIPHTVYVHPGIFRNERRQKIDVEVTRKEGWVKAIYKNETDNLGWFSKLLNPDGSEIVHTDEFFMPNVSCVEYIFGPKRHFIITSQSIPLEDDETLVYTDLTYNYGIWNKLAAPIVRWQGQAIINQDIEALANQMEVIKKYGSKFANTPADTIHVYVETIQRELERGKDPRKLPEKCVEVTMLV; from the coding sequence ATGGATTTTCGTGATTTCTGGTATGTGGTTGCCGAGAGCCGAGAATTAAAGCAGGGCGACGTGCTCGCTCGAAAGCTTATGGGTGAATGGCTCGCAGTGTTTCGGGATGAAGACGGCAAACCAGCCGCGGTTCAAGACAGGTGTAAGCACCGTGCGGCACAGCTCTCGCTTGGCAGTGTTGAAAACGGTTGTTTGCGGTGCCCTTATCATGGCTGGACGTACGATAAAGAAGGCGAAGTCGTGGAAGTTCCCTCTGAAGGCGAGAACTTCAAGCGCGCAAAGAGTCGTCGTGTTCAAAAATATTCCACGATGGAAAAGGACGACTACGTTTATGTTCGCCTGCAAGACGGCGAGCATGCCTGTGATGAACCGTTTAAAATGCGTCATTACGGCGAAGAGGGTTGGCATACAGTACGGCTTATCAACCGGTTCCAGAATAACGTTACCAACTGTGTTGAGAACTTCATCGATATTCCCCATACCGTTTATGTGCATCCCGGAATTTTTCGAAATGAGCGTCGCCAAAAAATAGATGTCGAAGTGACTCGAAAAGAAGGCTGGGTGAAGGCCATCTATAAAAACGAAACGGATAACCTCGGCTGGTTCAGTAAGTTACTCAACCCGGATGGCTCAGAGATTGTTCACACCGATGAATTCTTTATGCCGAATGTTAGCTGCGTGGAGTATATCTTCGGGCCGAAGCGGCACTTTATTATTACCTCGCAATCTATTCCGTTAGAAGACGACGAAACACTCGTCTACACAGACCTCACCTACAACTATGGTATATGGAATAAACTTGCCGCACCGATTGTGCGTTGGCAGGGCCAGGCCATTATCAATCAAGACATCGAAGCATTGGCCAATCAGATGGAAGTCATCAAGAAATACGGTTCAAAATTTGCCAATACGCCAGCAGACACCATTCACGTTTATGTTGAGACCATTCAGCGCGAACTAGAACGTGGTAAAGACCCTCGCAAACTTCCTGAGAAGTGTGTCGAGGTTACGATGCTAGTTTAG
- a CDS encoding sterol desaturase family protein: MELLTTIDPGTWALFISFWALVIATAAVSGGASIFFQRKKDDWILDGISLLVQGALIPLLQVFLVATWLTKFAPTSAGSLEVQPVLAFGLCFVGVDYLYYWNHRILHTKPLWPVHLVHHTAGQMDVLTTSRNTVWSSLLIVYLWVNGTVVYLLADPAPYVAAITLTAVLDLWRHSPLQPKGPVEKILGSVLILPRDHAWHHSQDIFDVNFGANLNLWDKLHRTWHPADTAPQELGVKTNISLVSRLLWPFQ, from the coding sequence ATGGAGCTCTTAACGACAATAGACCCTGGTACGTGGGCTCTCTTCATCTCATTTTGGGCCCTTGTGATAGCAACGGCCGCGGTGTCCGGCGGGGCATCTATCTTTTTTCAGCGCAAAAAAGACGATTGGATTCTCGATGGAATAAGTCTGTTGGTTCAAGGCGCGCTGATTCCACTCTTACAAGTTTTTTTGGTCGCCACGTGGTTAACCAAATTCGCTCCAACATCAGCAGGTAGCTTAGAAGTCCAGCCTGTTCTAGCATTTGGACTGTGCTTTGTGGGTGTGGATTATCTATATTATTGGAATCATCGAATCCTTCATACAAAACCTCTGTGGCCAGTGCATTTGGTGCATCACACTGCGGGACAAATGGATGTGCTGACGACCTCTCGCAATACAGTCTGGAGCAGCTTGCTGATTGTCTACCTATGGGTCAACGGCACAGTGGTCTACCTCTTGGCTGATCCCGCCCCCTATGTGGCTGCAATTACTCTTACCGCCGTTTTGGACTTATGGAGACATTCGCCGTTGCAGCCTAAGGGGCCCGTGGAGAAAATATTAGGCAGTGTTCTTATTCTTCCTCGCGACCATGCTTGGCACCACTCTCAAGATATTTTCGATGTTAATTTCGGGGCCAATTTAAACCTTTGGGACAAGCTACACAGGACGTGGCACCCGGCGGATACCGCGCCCCAAGAGCTTGGCGTTAAAACAAATATTTCCCTGGTTTCCAGGTTACTGTGGCCATTTCAATGA